A single region of the Planctomycetota bacterium genome encodes:
- a CDS encoding antitoxin family protein has translation MKAIHAIYENGVFKPTEPVELPEASHVVFEPKIVSPQGSSASIDDVYALLSRRFNSGQSDVAARHDEHQFG, from the coding sequence GTGAAAGCCATTCATGCGATTTACGAGAATGGTGTCTTCAAGCCCACCGAGCCAGTGGAACTTCCCGAGGCGAGCCACGTCGTTTTCGAGCCGAAGATCGTGAGCCCTCAAGGCTCCTCGGCGAGCATCGACGACGTTTATGCTCTGTTGAGTCGTCGTTTCAACTCGGGCCAATCTGACGTTGCGGCTCGTCACGACGAGCATCAATTTGGGTAG
- a CDS encoding tetratricopeptide repeat protein: MSLLRISLAFTFLLVGFSVHAAEPPQKLWQKMMAPKPSMPQGLSKRTKQVPTELPPKEAAQACIKTAEDLMQNGYDREAIQLFERARQLDPKQVQVCRLLAVCYDRQGDSIHALQEFEKALKRMPKDADLLNDMGYYYYHREDYKQAEHWFRQALERHPDLERAKINLALTLGYQGRFNEAYDLFAEAVGPAAAHSNVGVLLARAERKGEAIDAFHRALEMQPDLPQARACLEALTKPKPLPAPPAAERS, translated from the coding sequence ATGAGTCTCCTCCGCATCTCGCTCGCGTTCACGTTCCTCCTGGTCGGCTTCTCGGTCCACGCGGCCGAGCCTCCGCAGAAGTTGTGGCAGAAGATGATGGCCCCCAAGCCGTCGATGCCCCAGGGGTTGAGCAAGCGGACCAAGCAGGTGCCGACCGAGCTGCCTCCCAAGGAGGCGGCCCAGGCTTGCATCAAGACGGCCGAAGATTTGATGCAGAACGGCTACGACCGCGAAGCGATTCAACTGTTCGAGCGCGCTCGCCAACTCGATCCCAAGCAGGTGCAAGTCTGCCGGCTGCTGGCGGTCTGCTATGACCGGCAAGGGGATTCGATCCACGCCTTGCAAGAGTTCGAGAAGGCGCTGAAGCGGATGCCCAAGGACGCCGACCTGCTGAACGACATGGGCTACTACTATTACCACCGCGAAGATTACAAGCAGGCCGAGCACTGGTTTCGCCAGGCGCTCGAACGCCACCCCGACCTGGAACGGGCCAAGATCAATTTGGCCCTGACGCTCGGCTATCAGGGGCGCTTCAACGAGGCGTACGATCTGTTCGCCGAAGCAGTCGGGCCGGCGGCGGCTCATTCCAACGTCGGCGTGCTGCTGGCCCGCGCGGAACGCAAAGGGGAAGCGATCGACGCCTTTCATCGGGCGCTCGAAATGCAGCCCGATCTGCCCCAAGCCCGCGCTTGTCTCGAAGCGTTGACCAAGCCGAAACCGTTGCCGGCGCCGCCGGCCGCCGAACGCAGCTAA
- the atpC gene encoding ATP synthase F1 subunit epsilon: MEQSTATPGRALTSEHGGVLQCLVVTPEATVVEASANFIVVPLFDGELGIAPGHSAMIGRLGFGEMRLTSPEDKTTAYYIDGGFVQVVDNVVSILTHRSLPAEKIDPQVASEALSAAHKRPITTPELQQIRDRLESQARAQLSVARRSRRAK; this comes from the coding sequence ATGGAACAGTCGACAGCAACTCCGGGGCGCGCACTGACGTCGGAACACGGCGGCGTGTTGCAGTGCCTGGTCGTGACGCCCGAAGCCACGGTCGTCGAGGCCAGCGCCAACTTCATTGTCGTGCCGCTGTTCGACGGTGAATTGGGGATCGCCCCGGGACACAGCGCCATGATCGGCCGGCTGGGCTTTGGCGAAATGCGGCTTACCTCGCCCGAGGACAAGACGACGGCTTACTACATCGACGGCGGCTTCGTGCAAGTCGTCGACAACGTGGTGTCGATTCTCACCCATCGTTCGCTGCCGGCCGAGAAGATCGACCCGCAGGTGGCCAGCGAAGCGTTGTCCGCCGCGCACAAGCGGCCGATCACCACGCCCGAGTTGCAGCAAATCCGCGACCGGCTCGAATCGCAAGCCCGGGCCCAACTGTCCGTGGCCCGCCGCAGCCGGCGTGCGAAGTAG
- the mfd gene encoding transcription-repair coupling factor — translation MAATTEGLQQSAAPLGPLVGRLFEAEDFGAVLASLQAGHSATLDGVRGSSCALAAAALAERCAATLVIVCPHQAEIDEMVDDLLLFSPRESARFPAYDTLPSEQSVRDEVFGDRLRVLKQLRDERPGQVLVTSIQSLLQPVPSPERLAGQARRLAVGQTLDVEELVRWLVEQGFQGMAAVELPGEFSRRGGIIDIFAADWYDPIRIELFGDTIESIREFQVSSQRSLATMETVELTALGPSTGDSAALADHLPRNSWFLMIEPNQLEDEGRHYLNRLDHPRGFFSVSAALEAAYRFPSVTAASLSVSSMETTYRMKVESVERFSGDIAKVRSELDAAGLGQDVYIVCQTEAESQRLSELFADTQLAKQGKLHFPQGHLRAGFRLVNDRVVLISGGELFHRVDVARPSRRRLTRIIDSFLDLREGDYVVHVAHGIGKYRGLRQLEAHGQTEEHLEIEFDGQTRMYVPASKIELVQKYVGGSKARPTLAKIGGRSWSRQKADAEQAVADLAADMLELQAARASRPGIAFPTDSLWQQEFDASFPYQETPDQLAGIAAIRQDMTAARPMDRLVCGDVGYGKTELAMRAAFKAVDAGYQVAVLVPTTVLAAQHGRTFLARMSEFPCRIAVLSRFCSAKEERDILKGMAEGKIDIVIGTHRLASHDIQFKNLGLLVIDEEQRFGVGVKERLKAYRHIVDVLTLTATPIPRTLHMSLLGLRDISNLETPPADRLAVETRVTRFDDDLIRQAILRELNRNGQVFFVHNRIHDIEKLQWRLQQIVPEASFGIGHGQMGEDALEEVMLDFVAHKFDVLLSTTIIESGLDIPNANTIFIDDAESYGLADMHQLRGRVGRYKHRAYCYLLLDPRKSLTPTAAKRLTAIEEFSAMGAGFAIAMRDLEIRGAGNILGTQQSGHIAAVGYEMYCDLLDKTVRRLKKLPPKPNLEVTLTLPGEALLPRRYVPDMRLKIDLYRRLARVSTLAELSDLRNEMVDRFGPMPEEVDRLLRRTEIGVLAKNWLIDSIHLEENHIVFGYSSRPRIDQLVRRQPKRLRVVDTRTAYGTISSSKPDPDALLSLIKTLLQSD, via the coding sequence ATGGCCGCGACTACGGAAGGGTTACAGCAGTCGGCCGCCCCCCTTGGGCCCCTGGTGGGACGGTTATTCGAGGCCGAGGACTTCGGCGCGGTTTTGGCCAGCCTCCAGGCTGGCCACAGTGCCACGCTCGACGGAGTCCGGGGCTCATCGTGCGCGCTGGCCGCGGCAGCCTTGGCCGAGCGCTGTGCGGCGACACTGGTCATCGTCTGTCCGCATCAGGCCGAAATCGACGAAATGGTCGACGACCTGCTCCTCTTCTCGCCACGCGAATCGGCGCGGTTTCCGGCCTATGACACCCTGCCCAGCGAGCAGTCGGTGCGCGACGAAGTCTTCGGCGACCGGCTACGGGTGCTGAAGCAACTGCGCGACGAACGCCCGGGCCAGGTGCTGGTCACCAGCATTCAAAGCTTGTTGCAGCCGGTTCCCTCGCCCGAGCGCTTGGCCGGGCAGGCGCGCCGGTTGGCCGTCGGTCAAACCCTCGACGTCGAAGAGCTGGTCCGCTGGCTGGTCGAGCAAGGGTTCCAGGGGATGGCCGCGGTCGAGTTGCCGGGCGAGTTCTCGCGACGCGGCGGGATCATCGACATTTTCGCCGCCGACTGGTACGACCCGATTCGCATCGAGCTGTTCGGCGACACGATCGAATCGATCCGCGAATTCCAGGTGTCAAGCCAGCGCAGCCTGGCCACCATGGAAACAGTCGAGCTGACGGCCCTGGGGCCGTCGACCGGCGACAGCGCGGCGCTGGCCGACCATCTGCCGCGAAACAGTTGGTTCCTGATGATCGAGCCGAACCAACTCGAAGACGAAGGCCGCCATTACCTGAACCGCCTTGACCATCCGCGAGGCTTCTTTTCGGTCAGCGCCGCGCTCGAGGCGGCCTATCGGTTCCCCTCGGTCACCGCGGCGTCGTTGTCGGTCAGTTCGATGGAGACGACCTACCGGATGAAGGTCGAGTCGGTCGAGCGCTTCAGCGGCGACATCGCCAAAGTTCGCAGCGAACTCGACGCGGCCGGCCTGGGGCAGGATGTCTACATCGTCTGCCAGACCGAGGCCGAATCGCAACGCCTGAGCGAGCTGTTCGCCGACACGCAACTGGCCAAGCAAGGGAAGCTCCACTTCCCGCAAGGGCACCTGCGTGCTGGCTTCCGGCTGGTCAACGACCGGGTCGTGCTGATCAGCGGCGGCGAGCTGTTCCATCGGGTCGACGTGGCGCGGCCGTCGCGACGACGACTGACGCGGATCATCGACAGCTTTCTCGACTTGCGCGAGGGGGACTACGTGGTCCACGTCGCGCATGGCATCGGCAAGTACCGCGGCCTGCGACAGCTCGAAGCGCACGGCCAGACCGAAGAACACCTCGAGATCGAGTTCGACGGTCAGACGCGGATGTACGTCCCGGCCTCGAAGATCGAACTGGTGCAAAAATACGTCGGCGGCAGCAAGGCCCGCCCCACATTGGCCAAGATCGGCGGCCGCAGTTGGAGCCGGCAAAAGGCCGACGCCGAGCAAGCAGTGGCCGATCTGGCGGCCGACATGCTCGAACTGCAGGCGGCTCGAGCGTCGCGCCCCGGCATCGCCTTTCCGACCGATAGCCTCTGGCAGCAGGAGTTCGACGCCTCGTTTCCGTATCAAGAGACGCCCGATCAATTGGCCGGCATCGCGGCGATCAGGCAGGACATGACCGCGGCACGGCCGATGGACCGGCTGGTCTGTGGCGACGTCGGCTACGGCAAAACCGAACTGGCCATGCGCGCGGCGTTCAAGGCCGTCGACGCCGGTTACCAAGTTGCGGTGCTAGTGCCGACGACGGTGCTGGCGGCGCAGCATGGCCGGACGTTTCTGGCCCGGATGTCCGAGTTCCCCTGCCGTATCGCCGTTCTCAGCCGCTTCTGCTCGGCCAAGGAGGAACGGGACATTCTGAAAGGGATGGCCGAAGGGAAGATCGACATCGTCATCGGCACCCACCGGTTGGCGTCGCACGATATTCAATTCAAGAACCTGGGCCTGTTGGTCATTGACGAAGAGCAACGCTTCGGTGTCGGTGTCAAGGAACGGCTCAAGGCCTACCGGCATATCGTCGACGTGCTGACGCTCACCGCCACGCCCATCCCGCGCACCTTGCACATGTCGCTACTGGGGCTGCGCGACATCAGCAATTTGGAGACGCCGCCGGCCGACCGGCTGGCCGTGGAAACTCGCGTCACCCGGTTTGATGACGACCTGATCCGGCAGGCGATCCTGCGAGAGTTGAACCGCAACGGGCAGGTCTTCTTTGTCCACAATCGCATCCACGACATCGAGAAGCTGCAGTGGCGCTTGCAACAGATCGTGCCCGAGGCCAGCTTCGGCATCGGCCACGGCCAGATGGGCGAGGACGCGCTGGAAGAGGTGATGCTCGACTTCGTGGCCCACAAGTTCGACGTGCTGCTGTCGACGACGATCATCGAAAGTGGCCTCGATATTCCGAATGCGAACACGATCTTTATCGACGATGCCGAGTCGTATGGCCTGGCCGATATGCACCAGTTGCGAGGCCGCGTGGGGCGTTACAAGCATCGGGCCTATTGCTATCTGCTGCTCGATCCGCGCAAGTCGCTCACACCCACGGCGGCTAAGCGGCTGACGGCCATCGAAGAGTTCAGCGCCATGGGGGCCGGCTTTGCCATTGCCATGCGCGACCTCGAGATTCGCGGCGCGGGCAACATTCTGGGCACCCAGCAAAGCGGTCACATCGCGGCCGTTGGCTACGAGATGTACTGCGATTTACTGGATAAGACGGTTCGCCGCCTGAAAAAGCTGCCGCCGAAGCCCAATTTGGAAGTTACGCTTACCTTGCCGGGCGAAGCGCTGCTGCCGCGGCGCTATGTGCCCGACATGCGGCTCAAGATCGACCTGTATCGGCGATTGGCCCGCGTGAGCACACTGGCCGAGTTGAGCGACCTGCGCAATGAGATGGTCGACCGGTTCGGACCCATGCCCGAGGAGGTCGATCGGCTGTTGCGGCGAACCGAAATTGGCGTTTTGGCCAAAAACTGGTTGATCGACTCGATCCATTTAGAGGAAAATCATATTGTCTTCGGCTACTCGTCGCGACCAAGGATCGACCAATTGGTCCGACGCCAGCCGAAGCGCCTTAGAGTCGTCGACACGCGAACTGCTTACGGCACGATATCGTCAAGCAAGCCCGACCCCGACGCGCTACTGAGCTTGATAAAAACACTGCTCCAGTCGGATTGA
- a CDS encoding DUF4870 domain-containing protein yields MPTGSLTNDEKLWATFAHLSALAILLQVPVGNVIGPLVIWLIKRNESGFVDAHGKESLNFQISITLYLLVMIAIGAITCVLLPIVVVLGLAIEVAAAVFVIMAAMKANNGEMYEYPLTIRLIK; encoded by the coding sequence ATGCCGACAGGATCGCTAACGAATGACGAGAAGTTGTGGGCGACGTTTGCTCACTTGTCCGCGTTGGCAATTCTGCTTCAGGTTCCCGTTGGCAACGTGATTGGTCCGTTGGTGATTTGGCTGATTAAGCGAAATGAATCAGGTTTCGTTGATGCACATGGCAAGGAGTCTCTGAACTTTCAGATCTCCATTACGCTGTATTTGTTGGTGATGATTGCTATTGGGGCCATTACCTGCGTTTTGCTTCCGATAGTCGTGGTATTGGGTCTGGCGATTGAAGTGGCAGCCGCGGTCTTCGTGATCATGGCTGCGATGAAAGCAAATAACGGCGAAATGTACGAATATCCGCTGACGATTCGTCTGATTAAGTAA
- a CDS encoding HEAT repeat domain-containing protein, translating into MSKAWHYWLAVVVTCFVTDTAISDEPPAAPPVKVSDLRVPEGYTIELVAGPPLVEHPTMAGFDDQGRLYVCDGPGQNLPAKQLMAELPNRILRLEDRDGDGRFDHSVVYADKMTFPMGALWHKGSVYTASPPHIWKLTDTDDDGVADKREILVSEFGFTGNAADIHGCFLGPDERLYWCDGRHGHNFVDENGKQISKGLAARLFRCKLDGSEVESFAGGGMDNPVEVCFTEAGEPIGTVAIFDVIDGRHDALVHWVYGGAYPRQDQRCVEEFKRTGELMPQVIRFGGVAPSGVMRARGAQFSNPGVETIFATHFNPHAVVRCKLTRDGGTFKGEEEAFLTCDHSDFHPTDVLEDADGSLLVIDTGGWFRIGCPSSQIAKPGVLGAIYRVRKNDAATVDDPRGKQIEWQKLDLAKLIELVGDERPAVRDRAMYRLVGGSEFAAAVITSAFPTITSVEVRQRLVWVLSRIDRKEYFGIHLALEDKDCRVAQVAVSVVGLQHRTGALKKLLELALSPDSDSALRREVYSALGRIGDHEAVPTLLMAANKPHDRFVEHALIYALIQLNDPAQTAKGLESELTSVRRMTLIALDQMNEQTLKRAQVAALLDTTDAPLQQAALDVLRRRSWSSEALPLVDRWLADKNTSNERLAALRGVLLAFCRDSDLQASVGKRLLDAQAPLPLRRTLIEVIAECDLETLPVGWRQAVIETLGGNQPELVSRAIEAAATRGSAEMEPALLAVAARDGLAPDVRAAAWIALARRSKPVSDAGFDMLMVRLGEDRLPVDRLAVAQALGAAALTEKQQQAMCDALVKAGPLELPALCRAYERPVSVEVGRAMLAALAKSPGRDALAAAFWQKLGETLPEELRSTARENLARLEAAVASRRSELASLAQSLQGGDPKRGRDVFFAAKSTCAACHKVNGNGGAIGPDLTKIGGIRSQIDLLESLIYPSASLARGYESYTIVTQDGQAYTGILSRETNDAVYLRMADRKEVRVSRRTIEEMAPSPQSIMPQGFERLLGPEQIRDVIAFLQSLK; encoded by the coding sequence ATGTCCAAAGCATGGCACTATTGGCTGGCTGTCGTTGTTACTTGCTTCGTGACCGACACCGCCATCTCCGACGAGCCCCCCGCCGCGCCGCCGGTCAAGGTGAGCGATCTGCGCGTGCCCGAGGGGTACACTATCGAGCTCGTCGCCGGCCCGCCGCTGGTCGAGCATCCGACGATGGCCGGCTTTGACGATCAGGGGCGGTTGTACGTGTGCGACGGCCCGGGCCAGAATCTGCCGGCCAAGCAATTGATGGCCGAGCTGCCGAACCGGATTCTACGATTGGAAGATCGCGATGGGGACGGCCGCTTTGATCACAGCGTGGTCTACGCCGACAAGATGACGTTTCCGATGGGGGCCTTGTGGCACAAGGGAAGCGTCTACACCGCCAGTCCACCGCACATCTGGAAGCTGACCGACACCGACGACGACGGCGTGGCCGACAAGCGCGAAATCCTGGTCTCGGAGTTCGGCTTCACGGGCAACGCGGCCGACATTCACGGTTGCTTCCTGGGGCCTGACGAACGCTTGTATTGGTGCGACGGCCGGCATGGGCACAACTTTGTCGACGAGAACGGCAAGCAAATCAGCAAAGGTCTGGCCGCGCGACTGTTCCGCTGCAAGCTCGACGGGAGCGAGGTCGAATCGTTCGCCGGTGGCGGCATGGACAACCCCGTGGAGGTCTGCTTCACCGAGGCGGGCGAGCCGATTGGCACGGTGGCGATCTTCGATGTGATCGATGGCCGGCACGACGCCCTGGTCCATTGGGTCTACGGTGGCGCCTACCCGCGGCAGGATCAACGCTGCGTCGAGGAGTTCAAGCGGACGGGCGAATTGATGCCGCAGGTGATTCGCTTTGGCGGCGTGGCGCCGTCGGGCGTGATGCGAGCCCGCGGGGCCCAGTTCTCGAACCCCGGCGTCGAGACGATTTTTGCCACGCACTTCAATCCCCACGCGGTCGTGCGTTGCAAGCTGACTCGCGACGGCGGCACGTTCAAGGGAGAAGAAGAAGCGTTCCTCACCTGCGACCATTCCGACTTTCACCCGACCGACGTGTTGGAAGACGCCGACGGCAGTTTGCTGGTGATCGACACGGGCGGCTGGTTCCGGATTGGCTGCCCATCGTCGCAAATCGCCAAGCCAGGCGTGCTGGGAGCGATTTATCGTGTGCGGAAGAACGACGCGGCCACAGTCGACGACCCGCGGGGGAAGCAAATTGAGTGGCAGAAGCTGGACCTCGCGAAGTTGATTGAACTCGTTGGTGATGAGCGTCCTGCGGTGCGAGATCGCGCAATGTATCGACTTGTTGGTGGGAGCGAATTCGCGGCAGCAGTGATTACTAGCGCGTTTCCAACGATTACTAGTGTAGAAGTTCGCCAACGATTGGTTTGGGTATTGTCGCGCATCGATCGTAAGGAATATTTTGGGATTCACCTCGCGCTTGAAGATAAAGATTGCCGAGTAGCGCAGGTTGCAGTCAGCGTGGTTGGGCTTCAACACCGGACAGGGGCATTAAAGAAGTTATTAGAACTCGCATTGTCGCCTGACAGCGATTCAGCTTTGCGGCGTGAAGTATATTCGGCCTTGGGACGCATTGGCGATCACGAAGCGGTGCCGACGTTGCTTATGGCAGCTAATAAACCCCACGACCGGTTTGTCGAGCACGCGCTGATCTACGCATTGATCCAACTGAACGATCCGGCACAAACTGCCAAGGGGCTTGAAAGCGAACTCACCTCGGTACGGCGCATGACGCTGATCGCCCTCGATCAAATGAATGAGCAGACGCTCAAACGCGCCCAGGTCGCGGCGCTGCTTGACACCACCGATGCGCCGTTGCAACAAGCGGCGCTCGATGTCTTGCGTCGCCGTAGCTGGAGCAGCGAGGCCCTGCCGCTCGTCGATCGCTGGCTGGCTGACAAGAATACCAGCAATGAACGGCTGGCGGCTTTGCGCGGTGTGCTGCTGGCGTTCTGCCGCGACAGCGACCTGCAAGCGAGCGTCGGCAAGCGATTGCTCGACGCCCAGGCTCCTCTCCCACTACGGCGGACGCTGATCGAAGTGATCGCCGAGTGCGACCTGGAAACATTGCCGGTCGGCTGGCGGCAAGCGGTGATCGAGACGCTCGGCGGCAATCAGCCGGAACTGGTCAGCCGGGCCATCGAGGCGGCCGCCACGCGCGGCTCGGCCGAGATGGAACCGGCGCTGTTGGCCGTGGCCGCGCGCGATGGACTCGCCCCCGACGTGCGGGCGGCGGCTTGGATTGCGCTGGCCCGGCGCAGCAAGCCGGTGAGTGATGCTGGCTTTGACATGCTAATGGTCCGTTTGGGCGAAGATCGGTTGCCGGTCGATCGACTGGCCGTGGCCCAGGCGTTGGGCGCGGCCGCGCTGACCGAGAAGCAGCAACAAGCGATGTGTGACGCACTGGTGAAGGCCGGACCGCTGGAACTGCCCGCGCTCTGCCGCGCCTATGAACGGCCGGTATCGGTCGAGGTCGGCCGGGCCATGCTGGCGGCGCTGGCCAAATCGCCGGGGCGCGACGCGCTGGCGGCGGCGTTCTGGCAAAAGCTGGGCGAGACCTTGCCCGAGGAATTGCGGTCGACGGCCCGCGAGAACCTGGCCCGCTTGGAAGCGGCCGTGGCTTCGCGCCGCAGTGAGTTGGCGTCATTGGCCCAGTCGTTGCAAGGGGGGGATCCGAAACGCGGGCGCGACGTCTTCTTCGCGGCCAAGAGCACCTGCGCGGCCTGTCACAAAGTGAACGGCAACGGCGGCGCGATCGGACCCGACCTGACCAAGATCGGCGGCATTCGCTCGCAGATCGATCTGCTCGAATCGTTGATCTATCCGAGCGCGTCGCTGGCCCGCGGCTATGAGAGCTATACGATCGTGACCCAGGACGGCCAGGCCTACACGGGCATTCTCAGTCGCGAGACGAACGACGCGGTCTATCTGCGGATGGCCGATCGGAAGGAAGTGCGGGTGTCGCGGCGGACGATCGAAGAGATGGCGCCGAGCCCGCAGTCGATCATGCCGCAAGGGTTTGAGCGGTTGCTAGGTCCGGAACAAATCCGCGACGTGATCGCGTTCTTGCAGTCGTTGAAGTAA
- the atpD gene encoding F0F1 ATP synthase subunit beta, with amino-acid sequence MSGKAGVGKITQVIGSTFDVEYPEGQLPGIYNAVRVQSEHKGIKVNLVGEVQQHLGGGRVRCVALGNTDGLVRGQDCVDTGNPVQVPVGKATLGRVFNLIGEPIDNRGPVDAEEYRSIHRDAPPVTDLSTKTELFETGIKVIDLLTPFVRGGKAGLFGGAGLGKTVILQELIARVASSHGGSSVFAGVGERTREGTDLWIEMQEAKIGDTGRSVIEQTCMVFGQMNEPPGARLRVALSALTMAEYFRDTTGVDTLLFVDNIFRFSQAGSEVSALLGRMPSAVGYQPTLATEMGALQERIASTKKGAITSVQAVYVPADDPTDPAPATAFGQLDAFLYLERSISEKGIYPAVDPLASSSRILDPQYVGDRHYAIARRVQRTLQRYRELQDIIAILGVDELSEQDKLVVHRARRMERFLSQPFLVAEVFTGKKGELTPLADTIRSFEEIADGKWDHLPEQAFMYVGAIEQAEEQAKKMAAKK; translated from the coding sequence ATGTCCGGCAAAGCTGGCGTGGGCAAGATCACGCAGGTCATCGGCTCGACGTTCGACGTCGAATATCCCGAAGGCCAACTGCCGGGCATTTACAACGCCGTGCGCGTGCAGTCGGAACACAAGGGGATCAAGGTCAACCTGGTCGGCGAAGTGCAACAGCACTTGGGGGGCGGCCGCGTCCGCTGTGTCGCCCTGGGCAACACCGACGGCCTGGTCCGTGGCCAGGACTGTGTCGACACCGGCAACCCGGTCCAAGTGCCGGTCGGCAAGGCCACGCTCGGCCGCGTCTTCAATCTGATCGGCGAGCCGATCGACAACCGCGGTCCGGTCGACGCCGAAGAGTATCGCAGCATCCACCGCGATGCCCCGCCGGTCACTGATCTGTCCACCAAGACCGAGTTGTTCGAGACGGGCATCAAGGTCATCGACCTGCTCACGCCGTTTGTCCGCGGTGGCAAGGCCGGGTTGTTCGGCGGCGCCGGTCTGGGCAAGACGGTCATTCTGCAAGAGCTGATCGCCCGCGTGGCCAGCTCGCACGGTGGTTCGTCGGTGTTCGCCGGCGTGGGCGAGCGTACCCGCGAAGGGACCGACCTCTGGATCGAAATGCAAGAGGCCAAGATCGGCGACACCGGCCGCAGTGTTATCGAGCAGACCTGCATGGTCTTTGGCCAGATGAACGAGCCGCCCGGAGCACGCTTGCGCGTGGCGTTGTCGGCCCTGACCATGGCCGAGTATTTCCGTGACACGACCGGCGTCGACACGTTGTTGTTCGTCGACAATATCTTCCGCTTCTCGCAAGCGGGGAGCGAAGTGTCGGCCTTGTTGGGTCGTATGCCGAGCGCCGTCGGTTACCAGCCCACGTTGGCCACCGAAATGGGCGCGCTGCAGGAACGGATCGCTTCGACCAAGAAGGGGGCCATCACCAGCGTTCAGGCCGTGTACGTCCCGGCCGACGACCCGACCGACCCCGCGCCGGCCACGGCCTTCGGCCAGTTGGACGCGTTCTTGTATTTGGAACGCTCGATCTCGGAAAAGGGCATTTATCCGGCGGTCGATCCGCTGGCTTCGTCGAGCCGCATTCTCGACCCGCAATACGTCGGCGACCGGCACTATGCGATCGCTCGCCGTGTGCAGCGCACGTTGCAGCGTTACCGCGAGTTGCAGGACATCATCGCGATTCTGGGCGTCGACGAGTTGAGCGAACAGGACAAGCTGGTCGTGCATCGTGCCCGCCGCATGGAACGCTTCTTGTCCCAGCCGTTCTTGGTGGCCGAAGTGTTCACCGGCAAGAAGGGCGAGCTGACGCCGCTGGCCGACACGATCCGCAGCTTCGAGGAAATCGCCGATGGCAAGTGGGACCACCTGCCCGAGCAGGCGTTCATGTACGTCGGCGCGATCGAACAAGCCGAAGAACAAGCCAAGAAGATGGCCGCCAAGAAGTAA
- the atpG gene encoding ATP synthase F1 subunit gamma, whose product MAKARALDKRRKSVKNIRKITRTMELIATARFKKAMDRAHAATAYTKRMTALVADLANSGLTVSHPLLDARPETKTVALLVLTGNRGLCGGYNSNVQRAGLARYQELKASIPNVRLEVSGKRGISAFKFRGATPDVSYTQFEDKPTFEEIDALASQYLEEFITRKIDRLDVVYTQFTNIARQQAVVETLLPLGSLTGADSGGESHSSRMYEFMPSAESILEEVVPTSFKIKLFKCFLDAAVSEQIARMVAMKAATENADKLIKRLAMQYNRARQSQITSEIMEVLGGVEALKG is encoded by the coding sequence ATGGCAAAAGCTCGCGCTCTCGATAAACGACGCAAGTCGGTCAAGAACATCCGCAAGATCACGCGGACCATGGAATTGATCGCCACCGCGCGATTCAAAAAGGCCATGGACCGCGCCCACGCCGCCACGGCTTACACCAAGCGGATGACCGCGCTGGTGGCCGATCTGGCGAACAGCGGCCTGACGGTCAGCCATCCCTTGTTGGATGCGCGGCCCGAGACCAAGACCGTGGCGCTGCTGGTCTTGACCGGCAATCGCGGCCTGTGCGGCGGTTATAACTCGAATGTCCAGCGCGCCGGTCTGGCTCGCTACCAGGAACTGAAAGCTTCGATCCCCAACGTGCGACTCGAAGTCTCGGGCAAGCGCGGCATCTCGGCCTTCAAGTTCCGCGGCGCTACGCCCGACGTCAGCTACACCCAGTTCGAGGACAAGCCGACGTTCGAGGAAATTGACGCCCTGGCCAGCCAGTACCTCGAAGAGTTCATCACCCGCAAGATCGACCGGCTGGACGTGGTGTACACCCAGTTCACGAACATTGCCCGCCAACAAGCCGTGGTCGAAACGCTGTTGCCGCTCGGCTCGCTCACCGGCGCTGACAGCGGCGGCGAGTCCCACAGCAGCCGGATGTACGAGTTCATGCCGTCGGCCGAAAGCATTTTGGAAGAGGTCGTACCGACCAGCTTCAAGATCAAGTTGTTCAAGTGCTTTCTCGACGCCGCGGTCAGCGAGCAGATCGCCCGCATGGTGGCCATGAAGGCGGCCACCGAAAACGCCGACAAGCTGATCAAGCGGTTGGCCATGCAGTACAACCGCGCTCGGCAAAGTCAGATCACCTCGGAAATCATGGAAGTCCTCGGCGGCGTCGAAGCGCTGAAGGGCTAA